Proteins encoded by one window of Cylindrospermum stagnale PCC 7417:
- a CDS encoding ChuX/HutX family heme-like substrate-binding protein: MSTTLKEFLEACETLGTLRLIVTSSAAVLEARGKIEKLFYAELPKGKYANMHTEGFEFHLNMDKITQVKFETGEAKRGNFTTYAIRFLDEKQEPALSLFLQWGKPGEYELGQVEAWQALRAKYGELWQPLKE; encoded by the coding sequence ATGAGTACTACTTTGAAAGAATTTTTAGAAGCTTGTGAAACCTTGGGAACATTGCGCCTAATTGTGACTAGCAGTGCCGCAGTCTTAGAAGCGCGAGGCAAAATAGAAAAGCTATTTTATGCAGAGTTACCCAAAGGTAAATACGCCAATATGCACACCGAAGGCTTTGAATTTCACTTAAATATGGACAAAATAACACAGGTGAAATTTGAAACAGGCGAAGCAAAAAGAGGTAACTTTACAACTTATGCCATCCGGTTTTTAGATGAAAAACAAGAACCTGCTTTAAGCCTATTTTTGCAATGGGGTAAACCAGGAGAATATGAACTAGGACAGGTAGAAGCTTGGCAGGCTTTACGAGCGAAATATGGCGAACTTTGGCAACCTTTAAAAGAATAG
- a CDS encoding PhoH family protein: MAGAYTIQLPDIPSAIALAGYGEENLKILSRQTGAGLVLRGQELLISGSEQQIDLAARLVRSLENIWSKGNNLTNADILTARQALDSDRQGELQDLQRDILAKTRRGEEIRAKTFVQKKYIDAIRKRDLTFGIGPAGTGKTYLAVVVAVQAILTNKFEKLILTRPAVEAGEKLGFLPGDLQQKVDPYLRPLYDAINEFIDPEKIPNLIERGVIEVAPLAYMRGRTLNNAFIIVDEAQNTTPAQMKMVLTRLGFGSRMVITGDITQTDLPIHQQSGLIVALQILKHVEGIAFCEFTQKDVVRHPLVQRIVAAYEQYEK, from the coding sequence ATGGCAGGTGCCTACACAATTCAGCTGCCTGATATTCCCAGTGCGATCGCTCTAGCGGGATATGGGGAAGAAAATCTCAAAATCCTATCTCGGCAAACAGGAGCCGGCTTAGTGCTGCGCGGACAAGAATTACTGATTTCTGGCAGCGAACAGCAAATTGACTTGGCAGCGCGATTAGTGCGATCGCTCGAAAACATCTGGAGCAAAGGCAATAACCTTACCAATGCTGATATTTTAACAGCCCGTCAGGCTCTAGATAGCGATCGCCAAGGTGAACTGCAAGATTTACAGCGAGATATCCTCGCCAAAACACGGCGAGGCGAAGAAATTCGCGCCAAAACCTTCGTTCAGAAAAAATACATCGATGCCATCCGCAAACGCGATCTCACCTTTGGCATTGGCCCCGCTGGTACTGGCAAGACTTATCTCGCCGTTGTCGTCGCCGTTCAAGCAATCCTCACCAATAAGTTTGAAAAGCTGATTCTAACCCGTCCTGCCGTCGAAGCCGGTGAAAAACTCGGATTTTTGCCCGGAGACTTACAGCAGAAAGTTGATCCCTATCTCCGTCCACTTTATGACGCCATCAATGAATTTATCGATCCAGAAAAGATTCCCAATTTAATCGAACGTGGCGTCATTGAAGTTGCACCACTCGCCTATATGCGGGGACGTACCCTGAACAACGCCTTTATCATTGTTGATGAAGCTCAAAATACCACACCCGCTCAAATGAAAATGGTTTTGACTCGTTTGGGTTTTGGTTCCCGCATGGTAATCACTGGTGACATCACACAAACCGATTTGCCAATTCACCAACAATCAGGCTTAATAGTGGCGTTACAAATTCTCAAACACGTTGAAGGCATTGCCTTTTGCGAATTTACTCAAAAAGATGTCGTCCGTCATCCTCTAGTTCAGCGCATTGTCGCTGCTTACGAACAGTACGAAAAATAG
- a CDS encoding KH domain-containing protein — MFLNRSVQQQPHHNVETKSLAASPNYVGLVKFLMEPFLESPDSLSVDCEISQTLKRAWIRIAFDSADKGKVFGRGGRNIQAIRTVIAAAAEVAGQTVYLDIYGSTSQGREGMFYDEEQEERIPPPKSRERSGNGTAPPRPIAKPRARQV; from the coding sequence ATGTTTTTGAACAGGTCAGTGCAACAACAGCCGCATCATAACGTCGAAACAAAATCTCTAGCAGCTAGCCCAAACTACGTTGGGCTAGTAAAGTTCCTGATGGAGCCGTTTTTAGAATCCCCGGATTCTTTAAGCGTCGATTGTGAAATTTCTCAAACCCTCAAACGGGCTTGGATTCGCATCGCCTTTGACAGCGCAGACAAAGGAAAAGTGTTTGGTCGGGGGGGACGCAATATTCAGGCGATTCGCACCGTAATTGCCGCAGCAGCTGAAGTTGCTGGACAAACAGTATACCTGGACATCTACGGCAGCACTTCCCAAGGTCGGGAAGGGATGTTTTATGATGAAGAGCAGGAAGAGCGAATACCGCCACCAAAATCGAGAGAAAGAAGTGGAAACGGAACCGCACCACCCAGACCTATTGCTAAACCCCGCGCCCGCCAGGTTTAA
- the rpsP gene encoding 30S ribosomal protein S16, whose protein sequence is MIKLRLKRFGKKREASYRIIAINNLARRDGRPLEELGYYNPRTDEVRLDVPGIVKRLQQGAQPTDTVRRILVKANVFEQVSATTAAS, encoded by the coding sequence ATGATCAAACTGCGCCTGAAGCGATTCGGTAAAAAGCGGGAAGCAAGTTACCGCATTATCGCTATTAACAACCTCGCTCGCCGAGATGGTCGCCCCCTAGAAGAATTGGGATACTACAACCCCAGAACCGATGAAGTGCGATTGGATGTCCCCGGCATCGTCAAGCGACTACAACAAGGCGCTCAACCCACTGACACCGTCCGTCGCATCCTAGTAAAAGCCAATGTTTTTGAACAGGTCAGTGCAACAACAGCCGCATCATAA
- the ffh gene encoding signal recognition particle protein has protein sequence MFDALSDRLEAAWKKLRGQDKISQSNIQDALREVRRALLEADVNLQVVKDFITQVEAKAQGAEVISGVRPDQQFIKIVYDELVQVMGEENVPLAETEGQTTVVLMAGLQGTGKTTASAKLALHLRKLNRSCLLVATDVYRPAAIDQLITLGKQIDVPVFELGSDADPVEIARQGVERARAEGVNTVIIDTAGRLQIDEDMMAELARIKATVQPDETLLVVDSMTGQEAANLTRTFHDQIGITGAILTKLDGDSRGGAALSVRQISGAPIKFVGVGEKVEALQPFYPDRMASRILGMGDVLTLVEKAQEEIDLADAEQMQEKILSAKFDFTDFLKQMRLLKNMGSLGGIMKMIPGMGKLSDDQLKQGETQLKRCEAMINSMTKQERRDPDLLSSSPSRRRRIANGAGYRESDVSKLVADFQKMRSLMQQMGKGNFPGMPGMFGGGMDNAFAGGNRPPAPGWRGYNTGAATKKKKKEKKKKGFGNL, from the coding sequence ATGTTTGATGCACTATCTGACCGTTTAGAAGCCGCCTGGAAAAAACTGCGGGGACAGGACAAAATCTCTCAATCCAACATCCAAGACGCTTTGCGGGAAGTGCGCCGCGCCTTGTTGGAAGCAGATGTCAATCTCCAGGTAGTCAAAGATTTTATTACCCAAGTCGAAGCGAAAGCACAAGGAGCCGAGGTCATCTCTGGTGTGCGACCTGACCAGCAATTCATCAAAATCGTTTACGATGAACTGGTGCAGGTGATGGGTGAAGAAAATGTTCCCCTGGCAGAAACAGAGGGACAAACCACCGTTGTGCTAATGGCTGGATTACAAGGTACTGGTAAAACCACAGCCAGCGCTAAATTAGCTTTACATTTACGCAAATTAAATCGTAGCTGCTTATTAGTGGCAACAGACGTATATCGCCCCGCAGCTATCGATCAGCTAATCACACTCGGTAAGCAAATTGACGTACCAGTATTTGAATTGGGTAGCGATGCTGACCCAGTTGAAATTGCCCGCCAAGGTGTTGAGCGTGCCAGGGCAGAAGGTGTAAATACCGTAATTATTGATACCGCCGGACGTCTGCAAATTGACGAAGACATGATGGCGGAATTAGCCCGGATCAAAGCCACAGTCCAACCCGATGAAACCCTGTTAGTGGTGGACTCGATGACTGGTCAAGAGGCGGCAAATCTCACCCGCACCTTCCATGATCAAATTGGCATTACTGGGGCGATTCTCACCAAGCTAGATGGTGATAGTCGTGGTGGTGCGGCGCTGTCAGTCCGCCAGATTTCCGGCGCACCAATTAAGTTTGTGGGTGTGGGTGAAAAAGTCGAAGCACTGCAACCGTTTTATCCCGACCGGATGGCGTCGCGAATTCTCGGTATGGGGGATGTCCTCACCCTGGTAGAAAAAGCCCAGGAAGAAATTGATTTAGCAGATGCTGAACAAATGCAGGAGAAAATCCTGTCAGCGAAGTTTGACTTTACTGACTTTCTCAAGCAAATGCGGCTGTTGAAAAATATGGGTTCCCTCGGTGGGATCATGAAAATGATTCCGGGGATGGGTAAACTTTCTGATGACCAACTCAAACAGGGAGAAACCCAGCTAAAACGCTGCGAAGCGATGATTAATTCCATGACGAAGCAGGAAAGGCGTGATCCTGATTTGCTCTCCAGTTCTCCTAGTCGGCGGCGGCGGATTGCGAATGGCGCTGGTTATAGAGAGTCGGATGTGAGTAAACTGGTGGCAGATTTCCAAAAAATGCGATCGCTCATGCAGCAAATGGGTAAGGGTAACTTTCCCGGTATGCCAGGAATGTTCGGCGGTGGCATGGATAACGCCTTCGCCGGCGGTAATCGTCCCCCAGCCCCCGGATGGCGCGGTTACAACACCGGCGCCGCCACGAAAAAGAAAAAGAAAGAGAAAAAGAAAAAAGGCTTCGGGAATCTTTAG
- a CDS encoding helix-turn-helix domain-containing protein, whose amino-acid sequence MHEFYNEPQRHRGRRVWESFYISPNQLGVVINNSGVAETSGVSNGKVTVRDIPVIKEITGSLVKQMRTAKKMSQRDFANAVGMS is encoded by the coding sequence ATGCACGAATTTTATAACGAACCACAGAGACACAGAGGAAGAAGAGTTTGGGAGAGTTTTTACATTAGTCCTAATCAGCTTGGTGTTGTCATAAATAATTCTGGTGTAGCTGAAACTTCGGGAGTAAGTAATGGTAAAGTAACAGTTAGGGATATACCTGTTATCAAGGAAATAACTGGTAGCTTGGTTAAACAAATGAGAACAGCTAAAAAAATGAGTCAAAGAGACTTTGCTAATGCTGTAGGTATGAGTTAA
- a CDS encoding aspartyl protease: protein MIEGRFGDKGQIYFEIDLTGGDNFSFPVETMLDTGFTEYLAMNKQDVQSLDWPFLRQNKLRTAQGETEFDVYSGRVIIDGQEWEVSVFAGDEIQEILLGSRWLKLFILVANYGENTVKLELIEK from the coding sequence ATGATTGAAGGAAGATTTGGAGATAAAGGTCAAATTTATTTTGAAATTGATTTAACTGGTGGAGATAATTTCAGTTTTCCTGTAGAAACAATGTTAGATACAGGATTTACTGAATATTTAGCTATGAATAAACAAGATGTACAAAGCCTTGATTGGCCTTTTTTACGGCAGAATAAATTAAGAACTGCTCAAGGTGAAACTGAATTTGATGTTTATAGTGGTAGGGTAATAATAGATGGTCAAGAGTGGGAAGTTTCTGTATTTGCTGGAGATGAAATACAGGAAATTTTACTGGGTTCTCGATGGTTGAAGTTATTTATTTTAGTTGCTAATTATGGTGAAAATACAGTTAAATTAGAATTGATTGAAAAATAG
- a CDS encoding Uma2 family endonuclease: MTSNTLIQPTEIIHLSGISWQTYENLLTELSASRRLRLTYNRGTLEIMVPSPEHEINKKVLGRFVETLAEELEVSIQPLGSTTFKRPELSGAEPDECFYLRNINIIKGKKRINLQQDPPPDLVVEIDITSSSKNRFEVYADMGVPEIWRYDGNDFSINILENNKYISVEQSLAFPNLQILEIANFLAQVGEKDYLELVREFRNWVKSQIQHNQ, translated from the coding sequence ATGACTAGCAACACTTTGATTCAGCCCACAGAAATTATCCACCTATCAGGTATTAGTTGGCAAACCTATGAAAATTTGCTAACTGAGCTTAGTGCTAGTCGCCGCCTCCGACTCACTTACAATCGAGGTACTCTAGAAATTATGGTTCCTTCACCTGAACACGAAATTAATAAAAAAGTCTTGGGTCGATTTGTCGAGACTCTAGCAGAAGAATTAGAAGTTAGCATTCAACCCCTTGGTTCTACTACTTTTAAACGTCCTGAATTAAGTGGTGCAGAGCCAGACGAATGTTTTTACCTTAGAAACATCAATATCATCAAGGGCAAAAAAAGAATTAATTTACAGCAAGATCCACCACCTGATTTAGTTGTGGAAATTGATATTACCAGCAGTTCTAAAAACCGCTTTGAAGTTTACGCTGATATGGGTGTGCCAGAGATTTGGCGATATGATGGTAATGATTTTAGTATTAATATTTTAGAAAATAACAAATATATATCTGTTGAGCAAAGTTTAGCTTTTCCTAATTTACAGATTCTAGAAATTGCTAATTTTTTAGCCCAAGTTGGAGAAAAAGATTATTTAGAGTTAGTTAGAGAATTTCGCAACTGGGTTAAAAGCCAAATTCAGCATAATCAATAG
- a CDS encoding type I restriction enzyme endonuclease domain-containing protein has protein sequence MPKLPVIIKRLLKKYGYLPDKQDKTTAAVLKQAVLLCKDWVEKPSNLPTRM, from the coding sequence ATGCCTAAATTACCTGTGATAATTAAGCGATTACTGAAAAAATATGGCTATCTACCCGATAAACAGGATAAGACAACGGCAGCAGTGTTAAAACAGGCAGTGTTGTTATGCAAAGACTGGGTAGAAAAGCCAAGCAATCTGCCTACAAGAATGTAA
- a CDS encoding aminopeptidase P family protein, whose translation MMLQNTSSSLIETLRHRRQRLASLINFPAILWSGSSNPRNFPANRFPFRASSNFLYFAGFPLPNAVIRLEAGKLELFMDDPQPGSALWHGEMPKREEIAQKIGADAARPMAELESWVENAATIAVQDAATWTQQSQLLNRWVLPQNPPQGIDLELTKAIASLRLVHDEEALVELRKAAAVSVEAHIAGMAATPNSRREAEVRAAMEGVIIAHNMTTAYNSIVTVHGEVLHNEQYHHSLQPGDLLLADVGAETTMGWAADITRTWPVSGKFSSTQRDIYHVVLAAHDACIAKIYPGVEYREIHLLAANAIAEGLADLGILQGNPQDLVEIDAHALFFPHGIGHLLGLDVHDMEDLGDLAGYEEGRKRSDRFGLGYLRLNRPLRPGMLVTIEPGFYQVPAILNDPQLRSKYQNVVNWERLSEFADVRGIRIEDDVLVTATGREVLTAALPNDANTIEDLVGG comes from the coding sequence ATGATGCTCCAAAATACCTCTAGTTCCCTGATCGAAACTCTACGCCACCGCCGCCAACGACTAGCCAGCCTGATTAATTTTCCGGCAATTCTGTGGTCAGGAAGCAGCAATCCGCGCAACTTTCCCGCAAATCGCTTTCCTTTTCGCGCTAGCAGTAATTTCCTCTACTTTGCTGGTTTTCCGCTACCAAATGCCGTGATTCGCCTGGAAGCGGGCAAACTAGAACTATTCATGGATGACCCCCAACCAGGTAGCGCCCTTTGGCATGGAGAAATGCCAAAACGTGAAGAAATCGCCCAAAAGATCGGGGCGGATGCGGCTCGACCAATGGCAGAATTAGAATCTTGGGTAGAAAATGCGGCGACAATTGCTGTCCAGGATGCTGCTACTTGGACACAGCAATCACAGTTATTGAATAGATGGGTTTTACCGCAAAATCCGCCCCAAGGAATTGATTTGGAGTTAACGAAAGCGATCGCATCACTGCGCCTTGTCCACGATGAAGAAGCATTAGTTGAATTGCGAAAAGCCGCCGCTGTTAGTGTTGAGGCTCACATTGCTGGAATGGCTGCTACACCCAATTCCAGGCGGGAAGCGGAAGTTCGGGCGGCGATGGAAGGAGTCATTATTGCCCATAATATGACTACCGCCTACAACAGTATTGTCACCGTTCACGGCGAAGTTTTACATAATGAGCAATATCACCATTCTTTGCAACCTGGTGATTTACTCCTGGCTGATGTCGGTGCGGAGACTACGATGGGTTGGGCTGCTGATATCACCCGCACTTGGCCGGTTTCTGGCAAATTTTCCTCTACCCAACGAGATATCTATCATGTGGTGTTAGCGGCTCATGATGCTTGCATTGCCAAGATTTACCCTGGTGTGGAGTATAGGGAAATTCATCTGTTAGCTGCCAATGCGATCGCTGAAGGTTTAGCGGATTTAGGCATTTTACAAGGCAATCCCCAGGATTTAGTAGAAATCGATGCCCATGCCCTATTTTTCCCTCACGGTATTGGTCATCTGCTGGGTTTGGATGTCCACGATATGGAGGATTTGGGCGATTTAGCTGGGTATGAAGAAGGAAGGAAAAGAAGCGATCGCTTTGGTTTAGGTTATCTCCGGTTAAATCGTCCCCTGCGTCCAGGTATGTTAGTCACCATTGAGCCTGGTTTTTATCAAGTCCCGGCAATTTTAAATGATCCTCAACTGCGCTCAAAATACCAGAATGTCGTCAACTGGGAACGTTTATCTGAATTCGCCGATGTCCGAGGAATCCGCATTGAAGATGATGTATTAGTCACAGCAACAGGTAGGGAAGTTTTAACAGCCGCATTACCAAATGATGCCAATACTATAGAAGATTTAGTTGGTGGTTAA
- a CDS encoding PhzF family phenazine biosynthesis protein — MGQIITQVDAFTNKPFAGNPAAVCVLPSPQDDRWLQNVAMEMNLSETAFLVKQDDGFNLRWFTPMVEVPLCGHATLASAHVLWSEGHLSPDAEARFYTKSGVLIAKLQGEWIELDFPVNHSQEIEAPPELSQALGVACKSVYQNSLGYLVELESEELVRSIQPNFQLLKILPVADVIVTSLTNPGSDYDFISRFFAPGLGINEDPVTGAAHCCLAPFWRSRLNKDHFLAYQASSRGGVVKVSYGGDERVLLSGQAVTIMRGELITNIVQRL; from the coding sequence ATGGGACAAATTATTACTCAAGTCGATGCTTTCACTAATAAACCATTTGCAGGTAATCCGGCGGCTGTCTGTGTTTTACCTTCTCCCCAAGATGATCGCTGGTTGCAAAATGTGGCGATGGAAATGAACTTATCGGAGACGGCTTTTTTAGTCAAGCAGGATGATGGCTTTAATTTGCGTTGGTTTACGCCAATGGTGGAAGTACCGCTTTGTGGTCATGCAACTTTAGCTAGTGCTCATGTACTTTGGTCAGAGGGGCATTTATCACCTGATGCAGAGGCGCGGTTCTATACTAAGAGCGGTGTACTGATTGCTAAGTTGCAAGGTGAGTGGATTGAGTTAGATTTTCCGGTGAATCACTCGCAAGAAATAGAAGCACCGCCGGAACTTAGCCAAGCTTTGGGTGTGGCTTGCAAATCTGTTTACCAAAATTCTCTAGGTTATTTGGTGGAGTTGGAGTCTGAGGAATTGGTGCGTTCAATTCAGCCTAATTTTCAGCTACTGAAAATATTACCTGTTGCTGATGTAATTGTTACTAGCTTAACTAATCCTGGTTCAGATTATGATTTTATTTCCCGTTTCTTTGCGCCAGGTTTAGGGATTAATGAAGATCCGGTAACTGGTGCGGCTCATTGCTGCCTTGCTCCATTTTGGCGGAGTCGCCTGAACAAGGATCATTTTCTAGCTTATCAAGCATCAAGTCGTGGTGGGGTGGTGAAGGTAAGTTATGGGGGAGATGAACGGGTTTTGCTCTCTGGACAAGCGGTAACAATTATGCGTGGGGAATTAATCACCAACATTGTGCAGCGTCTCTAG
- a CDS encoding DUF4332 domain-containing protein, whose product MTAKQIDSINPRQSSNWPIEKLPGLSQEEQSQLQSFGITTTGALVKQGKTPEARLALANKLQINVQYINKWVALADLARIPSVGPEHCGLLLHAGFVSVAQLSQIPTHRLHQQVMRLHVATMQRRDLCPAIELVQQWSQQAKAIGNW is encoded by the coding sequence ATGACAGCTAAACAAATAGATAGTATAAATCCGCGCCAATCTAGTAACTGGCCAATTGAGAAATTACCTGGATTGAGCCAGGAGGAACAATCCCAACTCCAAAGTTTTGGTATTACAACCACAGGAGCGTTAGTTAAACAAGGGAAAACGCCAGAGGCGAGACTAGCGCTAGCAAATAAGTTACAGATAAATGTTCAGTACATCAATAAATGGGTGGCTTTAGCTGACTTGGCACGAATTCCCAGTGTCGGGCCAGAACATTGCGGTTTATTACTGCATGCGGGTTTTGTCTCTGTGGCGCAGTTGTCGCAGATTCCCACTCACAGGTTGCACCAACAAGTTATGCGGTTGCACGTGGCGACGATGCAGCGGCGAGATTTGTGTCCAGCAATTGAGCTAGTACAACAATGGAGTCAACAAGCGAAAGCGATTGGTAATTGGTAA
- a CDS encoding TetR/AcrR family transcriptional regulator, producing MRVFNSPPPSEAQTRTRILQAALRLFASQGFASTTTRDLAQKAGVAEGTVFRHFSNKKAILVEVATSGWVEILTDLLTELSEMGSYKAIAQVMRRRMWNLQQNSDLMRVCFMEVQFHPDLRDRIQLEVIGKMTDVAEAFFQTAMDKGIYRQTDAKLVAKVFLGMFAIAGFSDNTLMSPDASPQEMQQMAEGLADIFLNGVLAKD from the coding sequence ATGCGAGTTTTTAATTCTCCCCCGCCTTCAGAAGCACAGACGCGCACCCGCATTTTACAGGCAGCGCTGAGATTGTTTGCCTCCCAGGGATTTGCTAGCACTACCACCCGTGACTTGGCACAGAAAGCAGGTGTGGCGGAGGGCACAGTGTTTCGTCATTTTTCCAATAAAAAGGCGATTTTGGTAGAAGTAGCTACTAGTGGTTGGGTAGAGATTCTCACAGATTTACTGACAGAATTGAGTGAAATGGGTAGCTATAAAGCGATCGCACAAGTGATGCGCCGCCGAATGTGGAATTTACAACAAAATTCCGATTTAATGCGGGTTTGCTTTATGGAAGTGCAATTTCACCCAGATTTGCGCGATCGCATTCAGTTAGAAGTCATTGGCAAAATGACCGATGTTGCCGAAGCATTTTTTCAAACAGCAATGGATAAAGGCATCTATCGTCAGACAGATGCCAAACTTGTTGCTAAGGTATTTTTGGGAATGTTTGCGATCGCAGGTTTTTCCGATAATACCCTCATGTCGCCCGACGCCTCCCCCCAGGAAATGCAACAAATGGCAGAAGGACTCGCTGACATCTTCCTGAATGGCGTCTTAGCCAAAGACTAG
- a CDS encoding M16 family metallopeptidase: MPRMATALQIAKTPTPPTAQTSIQPYLDRAIKALTEFRLDNGMKFIVLERHQAPVVSFLTYANVGGVDEPDGQTGVAHFLEHLAFKGTQRIGTTDYKAEKPLLERLEQLDSQIKTAKVAGKKNEIARLQAEFKQVESQAAKLVKQNEMGRIVEQAGGEGLNATTSTEATRYFYSFPANKLELWMSLESERFLEPVFREFYKEKDVILEERRMRVENSPIGKMIEKFIDTAYKVHPYRRPVIGYDEDIRNLTPADVRKFFDAYYAPSNIAIAIVGDVNPTEVKQLAQTYFGRFQAKPKTVEQISVEPQQTNTREVAVEFPSQPLYLEGYHRPAVTHPDNVVYEIIGSLLSDGRTSRLYKSLVEKQQLALNAQGFSGFPGDKYPNLMLFYALTAPGHTIDELAIALRQEIDKLKTEPVTAVELQRVKTQARAGLLRSLDSNSGMAQQLLEYEVKTGSWRNLFKQLDQIAAVTPADILRVANSTFTSENRTIGKLLAKKV, encoded by the coding sequence ATGCCACGAATGGCAACAGCGCTGCAAATTGCCAAAACTCCCACCCCACCCACTGCTCAGACTTCTATTCAACCTTATCTAGATCGGGCAATCAAGGCGTTGACAGAGTTTCGCCTCGACAATGGCATGAAGTTTATTGTCTTGGAACGACATCAAGCGCCGGTGGTTTCTTTTCTTACCTATGCAAATGTCGGCGGTGTGGATGAGCCAGACGGACAAACTGGTGTAGCCCACTTTCTCGAACATTTGGCCTTTAAAGGTACGCAGCGTATTGGTACAACAGACTACAAAGCCGAAAAACCACTACTAGAACGCTTAGAGCAGTTGGATAGCCAAATTAAAACCGCAAAAGTTGCCGGCAAAAAAAATGAAATTGCCCGATTGCAAGCTGAGTTTAAGCAAGTGGAATCCCAAGCAGCCAAGCTAGTCAAGCAAAATGAAATGGGGCGGATTGTCGAACAAGCGGGAGGCGAGGGTTTAAATGCCACTACTTCCACAGAAGCCACCCGTTATTTTTACAGTTTTCCCGCCAATAAGTTGGAACTGTGGATGTCGCTGGAGTCTGAGCGATTTCTAGAACCTGTATTTCGGGAATTTTATAAAGAGAAAGATGTGATTTTGGAAGAACGCCGGATGCGGGTAGAGAATTCTCCCATCGGTAAGATGATCGAGAAATTTATCGATACTGCTTACAAAGTCCATCCTTACAGACGTCCGGTGATTGGTTATGACGAAGATATCCGCAATTTGACCCCCGCAGATGTGCGGAAGTTTTTTGATGCTTACTATGCACCTAGCAATATTGCGATCGCGATTGTCGGCGATGTCAACCCGACTGAAGTTAAACAACTGGCGCAAACTTACTTTGGACGCTTTCAGGCTAAACCAAAAACCGTTGAGCAAATTTCCGTCGAACCCCAGCAGACAAACACCAGGGAAGTTGCTGTAGAGTTCCCTTCTCAACCTTTGTATTTAGAAGGTTATCACCGTCCAGCCGTTACCCATCCAGATAATGTAGTTTATGAAATCATCGGCAGCTTATTGAGTGATGGACGCACATCACGGCTGTATAAATCTTTAGTAGAAAAGCAGCAGTTAGCTTTAAATGCCCAAGGTTTCAGCGGCTTTCCGGGGGATAAATATCCAAATTTGATGTTGTTCTATGCTCTCACGGCTCCTGGACACACGATTGATGAGTTAGCGATCGCATTACGCCAAGAAATAGACAAGTTGAAAACTGAACCTGTGACGGCGGTTGAGTTGCAACGGGTGAAAACCCAAGCCAGGGCGGGTTTGTTACGTAGTCTCGATTCTAATTCGGGTATGGCCCAGCAGCTGTTGGAATATGAGGTGAAAACTGGTTCTTGGCGAAATTTGTTTAAGCAGTTAGATCAAATTGCCGCAGTGACTCCTGCTGATATTCTGCGGGTGGCGAATTCGACTTTTACTTCTGAAAATCGCACAATTGGCAAGTTGTTGGCGAAGAAGGTATGA